The following nucleotide sequence is from Mesobacillus jeotgali.
TACCGAATCATTTTACCATAGAAATTGGTTTATGGTGGCTGGGTTAATTGGGAATTGAAATATTGAATTCCACCAGTCTTTTTTGGTTGAAATATTGAGTCCTTTTGTTGTCTCCCGTTGCCCACTAGAATCATTCATAGGATATTTTCCCGGCTTCCGCCTTTTGTTTGTTAGATAGTGCTCTCCTATCAGACATTTTTCAAGGTTTCTCCCTTCTGTTTGTCCAATAGAGCTCTTCTATTGGACACTTTTCACGGTTTCCCCCTTCTGTTTATCCAATAGAGCTCTTCTATCGGACACTTTTCACGGTTTCCCCCTTCTGTTTGTCCAATAGAGCTCTTCTATTGGACACTTATCCTTATTTTCGCCATCCATTTGTCCGATAGGGTCCTCCTATCCTGTTTTTGCAGCGGAGTCGTTGTAAAAGAAAAAAAGTGCCAAATTGGCACTTATGCATCTGCATTATTCCAGCTGATTCCTATTGTATGTTCTCCTGCATGGACGCCGATCACAGCTCCAATCGGACAGCTGAGGAAGGTGATATCAGAAAATCTTGCTTCCAGTTCGCTTTGCCATTCATCAGCAACCTCCTTATGAAGGCCATACAGAATGTACACTTCCTTAATTCCGTATTTCTCGTGAGACTGGGCCAAATAGTCAAATATCTTCTCGCGCGCTTTTTTATCGCTGCGGACCTTTTCCTTTGTATTCAATACGCCATCTTCAATACTGATGATTGGTTTGATACTCAGCATGCTTCCAAGATAAAATTGCATTCCCGACATACGGCCGCTTCGGTGCAGCTGCTCAAGGCTCCCAATCATCACATAGGTTTCATTGGACTCGCGGATGGTTTCCAGCTTTTCTTTGATTTCCTCGATTGTTGCCCCTTGTTCAGCCAATGCAATTCCTTTTTTCAATTGGGATGTTAATGGATATGTGAGAATTTTAGAATCAAAGGTTATCACAGGAATATTGACGGCTTGTGCTGCCTGTAAACTTGAGGCGACTGTTCCGCTCAGCTTGGATGAAATCAGGACTGAGAAGACCACATCATAGTCTTTCTCAAGCTTCTCATATAGTTCCATAAAGACTCCAACAGGAGGCTGCGAGGTTTTCGGCGCCGTTTTCACCGTCTTTAATTTTTTATAGAGTTCTTCTGCAGTCAGATCCTTTCCATCAAGGTACTCAACATCATCCAATACAATGGTCATCGGTACTTGATATACATCAGGATGACTTTTCAACTCCTCATCCAGGTAGGCTGTACTGTCAGTAACCCAGGCGATTTTCTTCAAATAGACTCCCCCTATTTCGTTTTTCCGTTTTAATAGTATTATGGTTTGCAGATATCCAACCG
It contains:
- a CDS encoding DegV family protein; the encoded protein is MKKIAWVTDSTAYLDEELKSHPDVYQVPMTIVLDDVEYLDGKDLTAEELYKKLKTVKTAPKTSQPPVGVFMELYEKLEKDYDVVFSVLISSKLSGTVASSLQAAQAVNIPVITFDSKILTYPLTSQLKKGIALAEQGATIEEIKEKLETIRESNETYVMIGSLEQLHRSGRMSGMQFYLGSMLSIKPIISIEDGVLNTKEKVRSDKKAREKIFDYLAQSHEKYGIKEVYILYGLHKEVADEWQSELEARFSDITFLSCPIGAVIGVHAGEHTIGISWNNADA